The DNA segment TGGGATTCATAACTGCCAAAGACAAATATAAGCTTTATCCTGTCAAAATTCCTAGAGTGGACACCAGTAGAGAGTTTTCTGCATACGTCACAGGTTTGTTTGAAATCTATCGTGATTTGGGTGATGATAGGGTATTTAATGTGCCAACAATAGGGGTTGTTAATTCTAATTTCGCAAAGGAGCATAATGCAACCGTAAACCTTGCCATGGAGGCTATTTTAAATGAACTAGAAATATTTATCAATAGTATTAAGGATCAGAATGGAAAACTGAACAGATTTTATGAGTTAGAAGAGTCTTTAACCATTTTGAATTGTTTAAGAACAATGTACTTCACACTAGATGGTCGGGATGTGGAAGAGAACAGACCGAAATTTATTGAGTCATTgttaaattggattaaTAGATCAGATGGTGAACCAGATGAAGAATCTATTGAACAAGTATTTtcagtgaaaaattcagCATCTGGTAGAAAAGTATTCGAAACACAATATTTTTGGAAGCTTTTGAATCAGCTAGTATTAAGGGGTTTGCTCCCTCAAGCTATAGGTTGCATTGAAAGGTCAGATCTTTTACCATATTTGAATGAAACATGTGCTGTTTCATTCGATGCAATAGGTGATTCTATTGAACTCCTGAAACAGTATCCAAGAGATTCTTCCAGTACATTTAGAGAATGGAAAAACTTGGTACTGAAATTGGTCCAAGCCTTTGGTAGTTCTGCCACTGATATATCTGGTGAATTGCGTGATTATATTGAAGATTTCTTGTTGTTAATTGGGGGAAATCAGCGAAAAATTCTACAATATTCAAGGACATGGTATGAATCCTTTTGTGggtttttattatattatatcCCCTCCTTAGAATTGTCTGCCGAGTATTTACAAATATCGTTAGAGGCCAACGCTGTTGATGTAACAAATGATTGGGAACAATCATGTGTCGACATTATTAGTGGTAAAATCCATTCTATACTACCGGTAATGGAATCCTTAGACAGTTGCACAGCCGCTTTCACCGCTATGATTTGTGAAGCCAAAGGTTTAATAGAGAACATGTTCGAAGGTGATAAAAGTATTGGTGAatatgatattgaagataaCGAAGTTCTTGAGGACCTTTTCTCTTATAGAAATGGCATGGCATCTTATATGTTAAACAGTTTTGCTTTTGAGTTGTGTTCACTCGATAATAAGGAACTATGGCCTGTCGCCATCGGATTGATAGCATTATCTGTTACGGGGACGAGGAgtgcaaagaaaatggtgaTTGCAGAACTACTCCCACATTACCCATTTGTTACGAATGACGACATTGAATGGATGCTAAGCATATGTGTGGAATGGAGATTACCAGAAATAGCGAAGGAAATATATACCACATTGGGTAATCAAATGCTATCCGCACACAATATAATTGAAAGTATCGCAAATTTCAGTAAAGCTGGCAGATTTGAATTGGTAAAGTCATATTCATGGTTATTATTTGAAGCGTCGTGCATGGAGGGCAAGAAACTGGACGATCCTGTGTTAAATGCTATTGTGAAAGGGAATACTACAACAGATGACGATGTTGTAATACCAGAAGACATTTTGAACTGTGTAGTAACGAATGCCATGCGTCAAACTTTAGCGCCATATGCCGTTCTATCACAATTTTACGAATTGAGAGACAGTGAAGACTGGGTCCAAGCATTGcatttattaattttgCTAATTGAATTCCCTCATTTACCAAAGCATTACATGGTTTTACTCTTGGCGAAATTTCTGTATCCAATTTTCCTTTTAGATGATAAAAAGCAAATGGATGAAAATTCAGTAACGACAATCATTGAAGTTATAGAAACTAAATGGGATGAAactgatgaaaaaagtgCAAATTTATATGAGGCTATCATCGAAACAGAGAATAACTTACCTGATAGCACAACAGAGCttttaaagaatttaaGGAAGAAGTTAAACTTCAAGTTATGTCAAGCGTTTATGTAGATCAGTATAGTAGTGTTCCTCAAAtgttataaaaaaatataataataataattttcGAAATAACGGTATATATTAATCCTACTTTTCTATTTTGAGAATTGATCTTTTGGATTATATATTACATCAAATTTGTGACGAAAACCATctgaaagaaattattatttagtttttcttttgaaaaagcttTCTAAAGTCCCTTGTTTTTTTAGTCTTTTGTTTGATGATGGcgtttcttgttctttcgAAGAAGATAGTGCTCTTCTAGTCGCCGGAGATGGTTTGGGGGGAGGCGTGGAAGTTGCGGGCCTCTTGGTAACAATGTATCCATCCTCATCGACAAAGGAGGacctttcttcttcaaacttAGGTTCTTTTAAATCTTCGGCTTCCGGTATCTTCGTTTGATGTATTTTTGGTACTTCCATAAGTGAATCTTCTGCTGTTGTTTCCAGCAAGTCTTCCAAGTCATTattgctttttttcctgtCATCGGTGAGAGTCTGTTCAGGTAGATTAGAATGAGACCCTTCATTAggttcttcatcatctagATCATCTTCGACAAACAGGTTATTTAATTCCTTCATTTGAGCTTCTCTTTCGGGGTTTCCTTTATTTATCTTCTCTATGTTTTCCTCTCTCCTTTTGCGTAGTTCGTTCTGCCTAGACATTTCTTTGTCATTTCTATCCTTTCTCATCTTGGCCAGTAGTGCTGTTGATCTGAGACCCATGTCTTTAGATTTGGATTTCTTACCAGTTGTTTCTTCTGGCGTGGTTTTTGATCTTGCTGTAGGCCTTACCAAGGGTTTGGATTTCTCTTCTAAGGTCTTAGTTCGTTCTATGATTTTCAATGATTCTCGTACTTTGAGTTCATATGGATTTTCTATGGTTAAGCAATCCTTTTGATTGATGATACTGTAATGTGGTAAAAAAGCATCCATTGGATTgaaagcaaaaataaagcaaTCGATTATTGAATCTTCCTCTGGAATATTTCCAACATCATGTATAATTTTGATTGTTTGGTTTTTATAGCAGCAAATTACTACACAGTTATATTTAGCATTAGTGGTCTGCTTGTAATAGTCAAACATCAATTTCTTGGCCATGGATGGGCCCACCTtcaattgataaattaaGTCGGTGAAAAGTACTGGTTTTACCTCAGTGAACAGTTTCTCATTGATGAAAGATGACACTTTTTGATCCATCACTTACTGGTTGGTTAAAACAGTGTGTAACCTCTGATCTCTGGGCTTTTGCAAATTAGTTCTTTGAGCTGATATAGTTCTGATGTGATAAATTACTGAACAATTTTCGAACTGAGTTACGCGTGTTCTGCACCATACGCGTTTATTACTATTCTCAATAAGATACACTAAACTATAATGTAAAGAAACACTGTTGGGAggatctttttgaaaaactcgATCAATGGTGTGTGGTATTTGCATCATGCTAACTGAtattttaaaagaagatgttTCATAAAAACAtctgaaacagaaaaaaaattaagcATTAGCGCCGCTCGGTTTCGATCCGAGGACATCAGGGTTATGAGCCCTGCGCGCTTCCACTGCGCCACGGCGCTTAATATTTCTTGGTTAAATTTAATCATGAATAAAATACATGTACTAAAAAATTGTAACCTTTCAATATAACACGTACTATTGCAACAAGGCTCAAATTGatgaataaaaatcaactatcgtccATCAACTtgtagtcatactactagtacattatcatatacggtgttagaagattacataagttatgagaagctgaaatgcaatgattcataatgtaataggGCAATAaatgacaacatataaaatgacaataaaagcatataaagaattatgtagaattacgagttccatttattaaattcctatatcctcgaggagaacttctagtatattctatatgccaaataatattgcctttatcaacaatggaatcccaacaattatctcaaaattcacccatcTCTCAGACTAAACATCATATTATATGTTTCCTGGATTTCACAAAATACGATTATGAGAGTttacatatatttataataTGACTAAATATATACTCGAACTGTCACCTAATCTAATAGAAGCCGAACTATAGGACTTTATAACATAAAAACTTGCTGTATACATCAATAGCAGAATCTATAATAAGCAAGTGACATGAGCATTATTTGTAGGTATCCTTGTATTATGATAATAGTAGTAGGGGTGTAGTATTAGTTAAGAATAAAGGCGATCTTTTATGCTATATAAAAGAGATGTAAAATGCACGCCGCACGATCACATTAAGCATGACCAATATAAGAATATTTCGATAGTGCACTACAGGTTTGATGAAACAAATCATTCTTTATACTGAAGCGCCTCTAACGTATATCATCTGATTATTCTTGCAATCACCTTATTCACCAgtataaagaatattcagCAACTATTCCAACATTGTATGAATTTACCCATGTGCGCTCTATTACAAAGTTATACTTAAAGAGTATGTTGTATGCCTTGTCAAAGCTGTACTTCGAAAAGAAACTCACTTTGGACAAGTACATATACATGTACAATCGTTATGATCATTTCAAACCATTTTAAACCTCTGtaacttcttcttgtttgtATTGTACCTCTATTCGTATAATTATCAGTAATGGCAGCTTGGATTAAGATTAGTGGAAACGCCAAAGATTTACGACGTTTAACCGATACGGTGTAAAAGCCACCTTGAATTGTTCTAAACAAAATGAAGGCAAAAGAGCTACGGCCTACTAGTGATAAAGACCTTGGTATTGCAACGTGAATTACTGTTAGGACCGAATTATTGTAACACCTGAAAATCCTATGAACATTACTTAGCACCTTCATTGATAGATTGTTCCAGGTAAAAATAGTTAAGTGTGTGTCAGTAAATAGACACAAACTACCCAGCATGTTTGTTCGAAATACtttaaaagatgaaaaggagGATATAGAGTAATTTATGTAACCTACTTTATATAAGTAGTTctagaaagaagaagaaatcgaCCTTGGATTTTCCACTTTTGTAGAATATAATActttataaatatatgtgtatatatCCATGTAAGGTCACAAAGAAGCTTCGTATTGATGTGGTCTGCTGAAGTACTGTGAGAGCATTATACGTTAACCAAAAAGAGAATCGTCTTCATTAAAGtcctttttgaaaaaccatttgaaaataacaatactAGAATATATGATAAGACCACCGGTCATGCACATAATGCAACTCAGGTGACCGATCAATTGGCAATGGTAGAAAACAATTGGCAATGCCACGCCACTTGTCACCAGCATTCCTGTTAGGAAATGGGCCAGGTCTTGGCCAGTGTTTGATGAATCAGACATGAAGTCTGATGTGTGGTATTTATTTCCTGCATTGAAAATTGTATTTGGTATTGGGGCTAGTAAAAAGATCAAGATATCGAATAGTGGGTAGTAGTTATGGAATAATGCGCAACTTAGTATaactaaaagaaaacctAGTGCCAGGAACCCTGACAAAGATATAATCTTTGTCAATGGCGATACTTTAAATTCCATCATGGCCATATTGAATAGTATATCTTAAAATTctatgctttttttctgtaaaTGTGCCCAGTATTGTATGTACACGATAGATTCCCCTTTTCTAGCTTCTTCCTTactcttatttttttctcggTTTTTCGAAAAGGTGGAGTGAAAGGCACCAAGAGAAAGGCATAACATAAACCCATTGAATTTATGATTGAATTCAAGTATAGAACAGGATCAACTAATTACAAGAGATACATAGTTTTCGCGCATGATACGAGAAAACAGTACTTATATAAATGATATATGTTTGTGCTGTgcgtatatatatgtatataaatgtTCTTAACAAATTAAGGAACAaaaatactagttagttattattatgtttttgttgtttcatttcttctggCCGAAATTATAGTAGGAACTTATTAACATGAGTTTGTTTTTTACTGCTTAGTTTCACCATCAGCATTGTTGCTGTTAccgttgttgttgttgttgttgttgttggagTCGTTCTTGTACATTTGTTCGAACAATTTCATCGAGGAGGTTTGTAGTTCTTCGGTCTTGGTCTTTAATTCTTCAGCGTTAACTTCTTCACCACCTTGTACTCTGGCAAccaattctttcaatgaGGTGATTTGATCCTTAACCTTTTGGGCTTCAGCCTTGTCAACCTTACCTTCGAATTCCTTCAAGGAGTTTTCAGTGTCATTGGCTAATTGATCAGCCTTGTTTGCAGTTTCAATGGCTTGTTTTCTAGCCTCATCTTgagatttgaatttttcagcaTCGTTAACCATTTGTTCGATTTCGTTTTCGGATAGACCAGAAGAGCCGGCAACAGTGATGGAAGAATCCTTGTTTGTAGCCTTGTCTCTGGCAGAAACATTGATAATACCATCGGCATCGATGTCGAAAGTGACTTCAATTTGTGGCACACCCTTTGGAGCAGGTGGAATACCTGCCAAAGTAAAGTTGCCAATTAATTTGTTGTCTCTGACCAATTCTCTTTCACCTTGGAAAACTCTGATTTCAACAGAGGTTTGGCCCGCAGCAGCGGTGGAGAAGATTTGAGACTTCTTTGTTGGAATGGTAGTGTTCCTTGGAATCAATCTGGTGAAAACGCCACCCAAAGTTTCAATACCTAGAGACAATGGGGTAACATCCAATAGTAGGACGTCGGTAACCTCACCGGACAAGACAGCACCTTGAACGGCAGCACCAATGGCAACAGCCTCATCTGGATTGACAGCCTTGGATGGGTCCTTACCGAACAAAGATTTGACGGTTTCGACAACCTTAGGCATTCTGGACATACCACCAACCAAGAGAACTTCAGAGATGTCGGAAGTGGATAAACCGGCATCTTTCAAGGCCTTCTTGACTGGATCGACAGTTCTCTTGACCAATGGTGCAGTCAAAGTCTCAAATTGAGCTCTGGAGAATTTCATGTTGATGTGCTTTGGACCGGAGGCATCAGCAGTGATAAATGGTAGATTTATTTCGGTGGATACAGTGGAGGACAACTCAATCTTGGCCTTTTCAGCAGCTTCCCtgattctttgaattgCCATACGGTCATTTTCCAAATCGATACCAGTTTCAGTCTTGAAACGGGAGACGATTTCTCTCAGCAAATAGATGTCGAAATCTTCACCACCTAAATGAGTGTCACCGTTGGTGGACTTGACTTCGAAGACACCGTTGTCAATATCTAAGATGGAGATATCGAAAGTACCACCACCCAAATCGAAGACGGCAACAACCTTGGAGTCGGATTTTTCCAAACCGTAAGCCAAGGCAGCGGCAGTTGGTTCATTGACGACACGTAAAACGTTCAAACCAACAATTTGACCTGCGTCCTTGGTGGCTTGTCTCTGAGAGTCGTTGAAGTAAGCTGGAACAGTAACAACAGCGTTCTTAACTGGTTTACCCAAGTAGGCCTCAGCTGTTTCCTTCATCTTGTTCAAGACGAACCCACCAATCTGGGCTGGAGAATAAGTTTGACCTCTAGCTTCCACCCAAGCATCCCCATTGGAGTGCTTGACAATCTTGTATGGAACTTGCTTAATGTCTCTTTGCACCTCAGCGTCTTCAAAACGACGACCGATTAAACGCTTGGTAGCAAACAAGGTATTCTCCGGGTTCACAACAGCTTGACGCTTGGCTGGGATACCAACCAAACGCTCTCCCTCTTTGGTGAAGGCCACCACAGAAGGAGTGGTTCTAGAACCTTCGGcgttttcaataatttttgGAACTTTACCTTCCATAAGAGCCACCGCAGAATTCGTGGTACCTAAATCGATACCGATGACAGAACCTTGCACCTTGGTGGATTGCAAACGTGTTGCAATACGGAAAGAGCTGGCAAAGCCAGACTTGTTTAGTATGTTTTTAGCAGCAAGCATCCTGATGCGTCTAAATATGATATTTGTGTAGTCTTAAGTACAGTAAAATGGGTCGTAAATACAAAAGTTGTCACTCTGGCAAAGGTTGGTGAGCAGCAGGGGCGTCGATATGTACAGCAAGCAGAGGAGGACAGCAGCGTATGTGCTTCTATAGGTCGAACCAAAAGACCGAAGATTATCCCAGATGTCGAGCCGGCGTTGGGATCGTTCGTTTTTATACACCGCACCGTAAGCGGTCACCGGAAAAAGAGGCAGGGGGCGATGGAACCGGGCCGAAGCCCGTGGAAAAGAGTTTTCGTAAAGCGTGATAAGTAATGATCTAACGCATCGAAGGCACTAGCTCGAGCACTTACACATTGTATTGATAATATAGtataatgatgatataaGCGCTAGTTGAGGATTGCACTGTTCTGTCAGTAAAGCAAACTTCATAGTGTGGTGATATATGAGCGGTGTAGTGAATAGCAAGAGAAAGCAGTTGCTGCGTGTGCCCGTGATAGATCTTGATCGGGTTTCAGACGAAGAACAATTGTTACCGGTAATAAAGGCAGTGTTACTGCAGTATGACACCTTTCTGTTGAAGAATTATGCTAACAAGGCAGTACTGGATACATTGTTGGCAGGTCTTGCGACAACAGACCTACCGGACACAAACCAAGGGTTTGATGCGAACTTTACGGGCACATTGCCGCTAGAGGACAATATTTGGCTGGAGCAGTACATATCTGATACAGATCCTCAATTGCATTTCGATCGGAAGTGTAAGAATGAGTCGTTAAACTTGATTTATAGCAGGTTGTTCAAACTGGGTCTGTTTTTCGCTCAATTATGTGTAAAGAGCGTGATATCTAGCTCTGAGTTACGTGATTGTATTAGCAGTTCGCACTGCGCGACCAAACTGACTCGTTATTTCAATGACAACGGTTACGCACATGACGCTGCAGATGCAGGTGCTACGATGCTGCCGACTGGTGACGACTTCCAATATCAGTTTGAAAGGGACTACGTCACTTTGCTTCCCACAGGGGTGTTAACCATCTTCCCCTGTGCCAATGGTATCAGGTATAAGCCATCTACTATGGCAGCCACAGACAATTCTTGGATCACTATCGATGAACCCGATTGTCTCTTGCTCCACACAGGGACCCTTCTTGTCCGCTGGTCGCAAGGTATGCACACCACCTCGCCGCTCCAGATAGACCCTAGTGCGAACATCGTTTCTTTGACCATCTGGCCTTCACTTACTACACCTATAGGAGGTGAAGGTGATGGCACGATTGCTAATCAGCTGCTGGAGCAGCAAATCAAGGCTTTCCCAAAAGTAGCTCAGCAGTACTATCCGCGAGAACTTAACATTCTAAAACTGCAAGAGGCTATGAAGTTCATCAAGGAGTTGTTTATTGTTTGTGAAACGGTGTTATCATTGAATGCCCTCTCAAGATCCACGGGGGTTTCGCCAGAGTTGCACGTTTTGTTACCTCAGATATCTaatatgatgaaaaggaagataGTGCAGGATGATATTCTGAAGCTGTTGACTATTTGGTCTGACGCATATGTTGTAGAGCTAAACTCTAGAGGCGAGCTGACTATGAGTTTACCAAAAAGGGACAACCTGGTAACACTGACAAACAAGTCGAGGACCTTGGCTTTCGTGGAAAGGGCAGAGTCGTGGTACCAGCAAGTGATAACTTCCAAGAGTGACGTTATCACTCATATACCCGTTTTCAAGATTAATAAAAGGAGATCGAGCACTAACTTCAAGACGGTTTCGGGCAACAAAGTTCAAACGAAAAGTTCTGATACTAATGCCCTAAGTAACTCTAGATATTTAGcgaacaagaaagaaaatttcatgtacaaagagaaaacacCTGATTCGCAAGCAAACCTTATGGATCGGCTGCGTGAGAGAGAGAGGCGTTCAGCTGCATTGCTTTCACAAAGACAAAGACGTTATCAGCAGTTCCTGGCAATGAAAATGACTCAAGTATTTGATATCCTTTTTTCACTCACCTGGGGTCAGCCTTATACGGAAACTTATCTAAGCTCATTGGTCGTAGACAGCTTACAAGACAGTAATAATCCCATTGGTACAAAAGAGGCAAGTGAGATTTTGACCGGGCTACAAGATATTCTACCAATGGAAATATCCGTTCATCAGGTGGACGGTGGGCTGAAAGTTTATAGATGGAACAGCTTGGATAAAAATAGATTCACCAAACTGTTGGAAATTCACAAGTCTAAACAAAAGGGTGATCAAGATATTTAGATATTATACACATAGTACGTACATATAAGAGTAAAGAAAGGAATGTCTTTTTTCTGATCTGCAAAATTGTATTTATTGTTGACGATAATGTTCCCCATCACAATTGGGGAACGTAAAAAATTAACGACAACTGCAGGACTCGAACCTGCGCGGGCAGAGCCCAAAAGATTTCTAATCTTTCGCCTTAACCACTCGGCCAAGTTGCCTATAATTAATGACtttgttttattattgaaaaactatACCACACGTTAGCAGTGACGACTATGTTCTAGATGAAAGAGTAGAAATTACTTAAAAAGGTAACCCCTAAACACACCTGAAACGAACTTAGACACTCTACTCAAGCAGTAATAATAAccaacatatataaatagtAGTATTCTAGGAAACTACAATACAGAAGGAATAGATAGAGATAGAACAACAAGTAAAGTTTAGATCAGAAGTTCGCTACGTGACAACTTTATTaatgttgtaatataaatcaactatcatctactaactagtgTTTACGTAACTAGTtattggaatgaaaatcaactaccGTCTATCAacttgttggaatgaaaatcaactatcgtctggcaactagtagtcatgctactagtacattatcatatacggtgttagaagatgacataa comes from the Saccharomyces mikatae IFO 1815 strain IFO1815 genome assembly, chromosome: 10 genome and includes:
- the NUP85 gene encoding Nup85p (similar to Saccharomyces cerevisiae NUP85 (YJR042W); ancestral locus Anc_1.468), translated to MTVDNSDHLLMDVDQLDFLDDRTAQTSDYKTDDDEEQLYERDPVSGAILVPMTKNNQPIERNGERLPLKFRLGPISYQNMGFITAKDKYKLYPVKIPRVDTSREFSAYVTGLFEIYRDLGDDRVFNVPTIGVVNSNFAKEHNATVNLAMEAILNELEIFINSIKDQNGKLNRFYELEESLTILNCLRTMYFTLDGRDVEENRPKFIESLLNWINRSDGEPDEESIEQVFSVKNSASGRKVFETQYFWKLLNQLVLRGLLPQAIGCIERSDLLPYLNETCAVSFDAIGDSIELLKQYPRDSSSTFREWKNLVLKLVQAFGSSATDISGELRDYIEDFLLLIGGNQRKILQYSRTWYESFCGFLLYYIPSLELSAEYLQISLEANAVDVTNDWEQSCVDIISGKIHSILPVMESLDSCTAAFTAMICEAKGLIENMFEGDKSIGEYDIEDNEVLEDLFSYRNGMASYMLNSFAFELCSLDNKELWPVAIGLIALSVTGTRSAKKMVIAELLPHYPFVTNDDIEWMLSICVEWRLPEIAKEIYTTLGNQMLSAHNIIESIANFSKAGRFELVKSYSWLLFEASCMEGKKLDDPVLNAIVKGNTTTDDDVVIPEDILNCVVTNAMRQTLAPYAVLSQFYELRDSEDWVQALHLLILLIEFPHLPKHYMVLLLAKFLYPIFLLDDKKQMDENSVTTIIEVIETKWDETDEKSANLYEAIIETENNLPDSTTELLKNLRKKLNFKLCQAFM
- the POL32 gene encoding DNA polymerase delta subunit POL32 (similar to Saccharomyces cerevisiae POL32 (YJR043C); ancestral locus Anc_1.470); protein product: MDQKVSSFINEKLFTEVKPVLFTDLIYQLKVGPSMAKKLMFDYYKQTTNAKYNCVVICCYKNQTIKIIHDVGNIPEEDSIIDCFIFAFNPMDAFLPHYSIINQKDCLTIENPYELKVRESLKIIERTKTLEEKSKPLVRPTARSKTTPEETTGKKSKSKDMGLRSTALLAKMRKDRNDKEMSRQNELRKRREENIEKINKGNPEREAQMKELNNLFVEDDLDDEEPNEGSHSNLPEQTLTDDRKKSNNDLEDLLETTAEDSLMEVPKIHQTKIPEAEDLKEPKFEEERSSFVDEDGYIVTKRPATSTPPPKPSPATRRALSSSKEQETPSSNKRLKKQGTLESFFKRKTK
- the VPS55 gene encoding Vps55p (similar to Saccharomyces cerevisiae VPS55 (YJR044C); ancestral locus Anc_1.473) — its product is MMEFKVSPLTKIISLSGFLALGFLLVILSCALFHNYYPLFDILIFLLAPIPNTIFNAGNKYHTSDFMSDSSNTGQDLAHFLTGMLVTSGVALPIVFYHCQLIGHLSCIMCMTGGLIIYSSIVIFKWFFKKDFNEDDSLFG
- the SSC1 gene encoding Hsp70 family ATPase SSC1 (similar to Saccharomyces cerevisiae ECM10 (YEL030W) and SSC1 (YJR045C); ancestral locus Anc_1.474) → MLAAKNILNKSGFASSFRIATRLQSTKVQGSVIGIDLGTTNSAVALMEGKVPKIIENAEGSRTTPSVVAFTKEGERLVGIPAKRQAVVNPENTLFATKRLIGRRFEDAEVQRDIKQVPYKIVKHSNGDAWVEARGQTYSPAQIGGFVLNKMKETAEAYLGKPVKNAVVTVPAYFNDSQRQATKDAGQIVGLNVLRVVNEPTAAALAYGLEKSDSKVVAVFDLGGGTFDISILDIDNGVFEVKSTNGDTHLGGEDFDIYLLREIVSRFKTETGIDLENDRMAIQRIREAAEKAKIELSSTVSTEINLPFITADASGPKHINMKFSRAQFETLTAPLVKRTVDPVKKALKDAGLSTSDISEVLLVGGMSRMPKVVETVKSLFGKDPSKAVNPDEAVAIGAAVQGAVLSGEVTDVLLLDVTPLSLGIETLGGVFTRLIPRNTTIPTKKSQIFSTAAAGQTSVEIRVFQGERELVRDNKLIGNFTLAGIPPAPKGVPQIEVTFDIDADGIINVSARDKATNKDSSITVAGSSGLSENEIEQMVNDAEKFKSQDEARKQAIETANKADQLANDTENSLKEFEGKVDKAEAQKVKDQITSLKELVARVQGGEEVNAEELKTKTEELQTSSMKLFEQMYKNDSNNNNNNNNGNSNNADGETKQ
- the TAH11 gene encoding Tah11p (similar to Saccharomyces cerevisiae TAH11 (YJR046W); ancestral locus Anc_1.475), which produces MSGVVNSKRKQLLRVPVIDLDRVSDEEQLLPVIKAVLLQYDTFLLKNYANKAVLDTLLAGLATTDLPDTNQGFDANFTGTLPLEDNIWLEQYISDTDPQLHFDRKCKNESLNLIYSRLFKLGLFFAQLCVKSVISSSELRDCISSSHCATKLTRYFNDNGYAHDAADAGATMLPTGDDFQYQFERDYVTLLPTGVLTIFPCANGIRYKPSTMAATDNSWITIDEPDCLLLHTGTLLVRWSQGMHTTSPLQIDPSANIVSLTIWPSLTTPIGGEGDGTIANQLLEQQIKAFPKVAQQYYPRELNILKLQEAMKFIKELFIVCETVLSLNALSRSTGVSPELHVLLPQISNMMKRKIVQDDILKLLTIWSDAYVVELNSRGELTMSLPKRDNLVTLTNKSRTLAFVERAESWYQQVITSKSDVITHIPVFKINKRRSSTNFKTVSGNKVQTKSSDTNALSNSRYLANKKENFMYKEKTPDSQANLMDRLRERERRSAALLSQRQRRYQQFLAMKMTQVFDILFSLTWGQPYTETYLSSLVVDSLQDSNNPIGTKEASEILTGLQDILPMEISVHQVDGGLKVYRWNSLDKNRFTKLLEIHKSKQKGDQDI